From one Nitrospiraceae bacterium genomic stretch:
- a CDS encoding penicillin-binding protein 1A yields the protein MTYPKNNLGFFKKSTKKRWGLTALAVLSILIGILVGFFFWVLSDLPNIKSLEEYAPAESSQVFSSDGKLIAEFYLERRTFVPNQKIPERVKNAFIAVEDIRFYSHRGIDIIGILRALYQDIKSGSIVQGGSTITQQLAKMLFLKPAKSLDRKIKEAAISIEIERYYTKDEILGLYLNQIYFGTRAYGIEAAAQTYFGKSTEALNVAEAALLASLPKAPSLYSPFKNPQKAKERRSVALKEMFKNNFITKAECEEAENTPLPTVPNFRKYDAPYFIETLRQELEEKYGNDLYIAGYKIYSTVNMEMQKIAEEEVRKGLIAIEKRAKPPIEAALIAIDVRTGHVKAMVGGADFWKNQFNRTVQALRQPGSAFKPFVYITAIENGMTSSDEVEDSPITFKGSTPDSVWIPKNYDGKYYGTVTLKTALAQSLNSATIRLASDIGINNVVKMAKRLGITSELKPYISLAIGSFDVTLKDMVSAYSAFISGNRARPLLYEKILNRNGMVIAETKPVVENLLSEDDVKEIKKLLRAVVTEGTAQKAKVIKRQIYGKTGTTNAYTDAWFVGFDDTLAVGVWVGRDDHTPIGKGEAGSRTALPMWIEFMKKAPQQILQD from the coding sequence ATGACATATCCAAAAAACAACTTGGGATTCTTCAAAAAAAGCACGAAAAAACGCTGGGGTTTGACAGCCCTTGCTGTTCTCTCTATCCTAATAGGTATTTTAGTAGGATTTTTTTTCTGGGTCCTCTCTGATCTGCCAAATATTAAATCTCTCGAGGAATATGCTCCTGCTGAATCCTCCCAGGTATTTTCGTCAGACGGTAAACTAATCGCAGAATTCTATCTGGAAAGAAGAACTTTTGTTCCTAACCAGAAGATACCTGAGCGTGTTAAAAATGCATTTATAGCGGTTGAGGATATAAGATTTTACAGTCACCGCGGAATTGATATAATTGGGATCCTCAGGGCTTTATACCAGGACATAAAATCAGGGAGCATTGTTCAGGGTGGAAGCACCATAACACAACAGCTTGCTAAAATGCTTTTTTTGAAACCTGCAAAGAGTCTTGATAGAAAGATAAAAGAGGCTGCTATATCAATAGAGATAGAACGTTATTACACAAAGGATGAAATACTTGGGCTTTATCTAAACCAGATTTATTTTGGAACAAGGGCCTATGGCATTGAAGCAGCAGCCCAGACATATTTTGGAAAATCAACAGAAGCGTTGAATGTAGCAGAGGCAGCTCTTCTTGCATCTCTTCCCAAAGCGCCGTCCCTTTATTCTCCTTTTAAGAATCCGCAGAAGGCAAAGGAGAGAAGGTCGGTAGCTCTAAAGGAAATGTTTAAAAACAACTTCATAACAAAAGCTGAATGCGAAGAGGCAGAAAATACGCCTCTGCCGACAGTTCCTAATTTCAGGAAATACGATGCGCCGTATTTTATCGAAACTCTCAGGCAGGAGCTGGAGGAAAAATATGGGAATGATCTCTATATAGCAGGATATAAAATATATTCTACAGTCAACATGGAAATGCAGAAGATCGCAGAAGAGGAAGTTAGAAAAGGCTTGATTGCTATTGAAAAAAGGGCAAAGCCTCCTATAGAGGCAGCGCTTATAGCGATAGATGTGAGAACAGGTCATGTAAAGGCAATGGTGGGCGGAGCTGATTTCTGGAAGAATCAATTTAACAGGACAGTTCAGGCATTAAGACAGCCGGGTTCTGCATTCAAGCCGTTTGTTTACATAACTGCAATAGAAAATGGAATGACATCTTCCGATGAGGTGGAAGATTCGCCTATAACATTTAAAGGTTCGACTCCTGACAGTGTATGGATCCCCAAAAATTATGACGGCAAATACTATGGGACAGTAACTCTGAAAACTGCGCTGGCACAATCGCTTAATTCAGCGACTATCAGGCTTGCCTCAGACATTGGAATAAATAATGTAGTCAAGATGGCAAAGAGACTGGGAATAACAAGCGAGCTTAAGCCGTATATCTCGCTTGCAATAGGATCTTTTGATGTTACATTAAAAGATATGGTTTCAGCATATTCAGCCTTTATATCCGGGAACAGGGCAAGACCTTTGCTGTATGAAAAGATACTTAATCGTAATGGAATGGTTATTGCAGAAACAAAGCCTGTTGTAGAAAATCTCCTTAGCGAAGACGATGTAAAGGAGATAAAAAAGCTTCTCAGAGCAGTTGTTACTGAAGGGACAGCGCAGAAGGCAAAGGTAATCAAGCGGCAGATTTACGGGAAAACAGGAACCACCAATGCTTATACAGATGCGTGGTTTGTTGGATTTGATGACACGCTTGCAGTAGGTGTCTGGGTTGGAAGAGACGACCACACGCCAATCGGCAAGGGCGAGGCCGGATCAAGAACAGCCTTGCCAATGTGGATAGAATTTATGAAAAAAGCGCCTCAACAAATTCTTCAGGATTAA
- a CDS encoding NADH-quinone oxidoreductase subunit B codes for MGLIDEKCSGKLIEVEEGIKILAPNIIITSMDKIINWGRSSSMWPVTFGLACCAIEMMTTGSSHYDLDRMGIIFRGSPRQADVMIVAGTVTKKMSSIVRRVYDQMPEPRYVISMGSCACSGGIFNTYSTVQGCDSFLPVDVYIPGCPPRPEALMEGIIKLQEKIKKERFRWSRWR; via the coding sequence TTGGGATTAATTGATGAGAAATGTTCAGGCAAGCTCATTGAGGTTGAGGAAGGGATAAAGATACTTGCTCCGAATATCATTATCACCTCGATGGATAAAATTATTAACTGGGGAAGAAGCTCCTCCATGTGGCCGGTTACTTTCGGACTGGCGTGCTGTGCAATAGAAATGATGACAACAGGCTCGAGCCATTATGACCTTGATAGAATGGGAATTATATTCAGAGGCTCTCCGCGTCAGGCAGATGTGATGATCGTGGCAGGCACAGTGACAAAAAAAATGTCGTCAATTGTCAGAAGGGTTTATGACCAGATGCCTGAACCCAGATATGTGATATCAATGGGAAGCTGCGCGTGCAGCGGAGGAATTTTCAATACATACAGTACTGTTCAGGGATGCGACAGTTTTCTGCCTGTTGATGTTTATATCCCCGGCTGTCCGCCAAGACCTGAGGCATTGATGGAAGGAATAATCAAACTTCAGGAGAAAATAAAGAAGGAGCGTTTCAGGTGGAGCCGTTGGAGATAG
- the ftsY gene encoding signal recognition particle-docking protein FtsY codes for MAIFEKLKNGLTRTKKGLIEKIESVFTRGKISREELEELEEILVSADVGIHAAQEITASLRETLLKDENAKEQPLMKFLKNKMSSLLGSASTIQLSGEKPFVIIVAGVNGTGKTTTIGKLAHRFISNNISVMLAASDTFRAAAIEQLEIWAERTGASIVKHQSGADPAAVAFDAIESAKHKKIDVVIIDTAGRLHTKSPLMEELKKIKRVSGKAMPGAPHEVLLVVDATTGQNALRQAELFNKEIGITGVILTKLDGTAKGGIVFAIKKDLGIPVKMIGIGEGMDDLHNFNPEEFVEALFS; via the coding sequence ATGGCTATTTTCGAAAAACTTAAAAACGGGTTGACTAGAACAAAAAAAGGGCTGATTGAAAAAATAGAATCTGTATTTACCAGAGGAAAAATCAGCAGGGAAGAATTGGAAGAGCTTGAAGAAATACTTGTCTCAGCAGATGTAGGAATTCATGCTGCTCAGGAAATAACCGCCTCTCTAAGAGAAACGCTTTTAAAAGATGAAAATGCAAAAGAACAGCCATTAATGAAATTCCTTAAAAATAAAATGTCTTCTTTGTTAGGATCAGCTTCAACAATACAATTATCAGGAGAAAAACCTTTTGTAATTATAGTTGCAGGAGTAAATGGGACAGGCAAGACAACTACAATAGGAAAACTTGCGCACAGATTTATTTCAAACAACATTTCAGTCATGCTTGCAGCATCTGACACATTCAGGGCTGCTGCAATAGAACAGTTGGAGATATGGGCTGAGCGAACAGGCGCATCAATCGTAAAACATCAAAGCGGAGCTGATCCCGCTGCTGTTGCTTTCGATGCCATAGAATCTGCAAAACACAAAAAAATTGATGTAGTTATTATTGATACAGCAGGAAGACTCCATACAAAAAGTCCTCTTATGGAAGAGCTGAAAAAAATCAAACGCGTATCCGGCAAGGCAATGCCCGGCGCTCCGCACGAGGTGCTTCTTGTTGTTGATGCAACAACAGGGCAGAACGCATTAAGACAGGCAGAGTTATTTAATAAGGAAATCGGGATAACAGGAGTGATACTTACCAAGCTTGACGGCACAGCAAAAGGCGGGATTGTTTTTGCAATAAAAAAAGATTTAGGAATTCCCGTAAAGATGATCGGCATAGGCGAAGGAATGGATGATCTTCATAACTTTAATCCTGAAGAATTTGTTGAGGCGCTTTTTTCATAA
- a CDS encoding NADH-quinone oxidoreductase subunit D, which translates to MKEKKKTVKTKELTVSLGPQHPATHGVLKLVLDLEGETIIKCTPYVGYLHRGVEKLGENRTYFSALPLTDRMDYIASMNSNVGYVNAVEKLFGIEAPERAKFIRTMVCEMGRISSHIIWMGTHVLDIGATTPFLYAFRQRERILDLFEMLCGARLTVSYPRIGGVRNDVTQEFLDTLYEFVLEFPSKIDDYETLITENRIWRKRTVGIGIITAQEAINWGLTGPTLRGSGVNYDVRKFAPYDAYDKIEFDVPIGEKGDCYDRYLVRIGEMRQSNEIVKQCIEKLPLGPVLADSPKYILPDKEMILKDMEHLIHQFVLIIKGPSVPEGEVYMSTETPRGELGFYFVSDGTGTPYRMRVRAPSFIHASVLPKLCEGHLVADAIANIGTIDIIMGECDR; encoded by the coding sequence ATGAAAGAAAAGAAAAAGACAGTAAAAACAAAAGAATTGACAGTGAGCTTGGGACCACAACATCCAGCGACACATGGGGTATTGAAGCTTGTCCTTGACCTTGAAGGAGAAACTATTATCAAATGCACTCCTTATGTCGGATATCTTCACCGCGGCGTTGAAAAACTAGGAGAAAACAGGACATATTTTTCTGCGCTGCCACTTACTGACCGTATGGATTACATAGCTTCGATGAACAGCAATGTCGGATATGTGAATGCTGTAGAAAAGCTCTTTGGAATAGAGGCGCCTGAGCGGGCAAAGTTCATAAGGACGATGGTTTGTGAGATGGGGAGAATCTCGAGCCACATTATCTGGATGGGCACGCATGTGCTTGATATCGGAGCAACAACCCCGTTTCTATATGCATTCAGGCAAAGAGAGCGCATTCTCGATTTATTCGAGATGCTTTGCGGTGCAAGACTCACTGTGAGTTATCCGAGAATAGGCGGGGTAAGAAATGACGTCACGCAGGAATTTCTTGATACTCTTTATGAATTTGTCCTTGAGTTCCCTTCTAAGATTGATGATTATGAGACTCTTATTACTGAAAACAGGATATGGAGAAAAAGAACAGTGGGCATCGGCATTATAACTGCTCAGGAGGCGATAAACTGGGGGCTTACAGGTCCTACGTTAAGAGGATCAGGAGTCAACTATGATGTAAGAAAATTTGCTCCTTATGATGCTTATGACAAAATAGAGTTTGATGTGCCCATTGGTGAAAAAGGCGACTGTTATGACAGATACCTTGTGAGGATAGGGGAGATGAGGCAGTCAAATGAAATAGTAAAACAGTGCATAGAAAAACTTCCGCTTGGTCCTGTTCTTGCGGATTCTCCCAAATATATTCTTCCTGATAAAGAAATGATATTAAAAGACATGGAGCATCTTATACACCAGTTTGTCTTAATAATAAAAGGGCCTAGTGTGCCTGAAGGCGAAGTCTATATGTCAACAGAGACCCCCAGAGGAGAACTGGGTTTTTATTTTGTCAGTGACGGGACAGGAACACCTTACAGAATGCGGGTAAGAGCCCCTTCTTTTATCCATGCCTCAGTACTGCCGAAACTCTGCGAAGGGCATCTTGTTGCAGATGCAATAGCAAATATCGGCACAATAGACATAATTATGGGAGAGTGCGACAGATAA
- a CDS encoding NADH-quinone oxidoreductase subunit C, with amino-acid sequence MEPLEIAEKVKDKFPNEVSNISEFRGQATVTLNKDKITEICRYLNDAPDLYFNYLVDLCGVDYLGKRNTRFEIVYHLYSLKHRHMIRLKTPIAQSELYTDSVVSVWIGADWYERECFDMYGIFFNGHKDMRRILMPDDWEGYPLRKDYPVKGHEKDWSGFLDVLSRAKRFKNFEWHK; translated from the coding sequence GTGGAGCCGTTGGAGATAGCAGAAAAGGTAAAAGATAAATTTCCAAATGAAGTCAGTAATATATCTGAATTCAGAGGGCAGGCCACTGTTACTCTTAACAAAGATAAGATAACAGAAATATGCAGATATCTGAATGATGCCCCTGATCTTTATTTTAATTATCTTGTTGATCTGTGCGGTGTTGATTATCTTGGAAAAAGAAACACGAGATTTGAGATTGTATATCATCTATATTCTCTTAAACACAGACACATGATAAGACTCAAAACTCCGATAGCGCAGAGCGAGCTTTATACTGACAGTGTTGTGTCTGTGTGGATTGGCGCTGATTGGTACGAGAGGGAGTGTTTTGATATGTACGGCATTTTTTTTAATGGACATAAGGATATGAGGAGAATTCTAATGCCTGATGACTGGGAAGGTTATCCATTGAGAAAAGATTATCCTGTAAAGGGGCATGAAAAAGACTGGTCAGGTTTCTTGGATGTTCTAAGCAGGGCAAAGAGATTTAAGAATTTCGAGTGGCATAAATAG
- a CDS encoding NAD(P)H-dependent oxidoreductase subunit E, which translates to MTVLSEDVLKEIVSVRKKYPEATGAVMPALYIVQREFGYLSFDAYEVVSNALNLPRTIVKGVGTFYAMYRHEPAGRNLIQLCTNVSCMILGAERLVDFLKNKYGLEPGGTTTDKRFSLMIMECIGACGTAPAMLVNDDLHENLSEKSIEDILEKYK; encoded by the coding sequence ATGACTGTTTTAAGCGAAGATGTATTAAAGGAAATTGTTTCAGTAAGAAAAAAGTATCCTGAGGCAACGGGCGCTGTTATGCCTGCGCTTTACATTGTCCAAAGAGAGTTCGGTTATCTTTCTTTTGATGCTTACGAAGTTGTTTCAAATGCGCTTAACCTGCCTCGGACAATAGTAAAAGGTGTTGGAACATTCTATGCAATGTACAGGCACGAGCCTGCAGGGAGAAATCTGATTCAGCTCTGCACAAATGTTTCATGCATGATACTAGGCGCTGAAAGGCTTGTTGATTTTTTAAAAAATAAATATGGCCTTGAACCGGGAGGCACGACTACTGACAAAAGATTTTCACTCATGATAATGGAATGCATCGGTGCATGCGGAACAGCGCCGGCAATGCTTGTAAATGATGATCTTCACGAAAATCTGTCAGAGAAATCCATAGAGGATATTCTGGAGAAATACAAATAA
- the nuoF gene encoding NADH-quinone oxidoreductase subunit NuoF yields the protein MLLKNIDNPDSADINVYKNSGGYSSLLKALELQPKDIIEEVQKSGLKGRGGAGFPVAMKWSFAAADPKFPKYLLCNADEGEPGTFKDKIILEKNPHLLIEGMIISGYALGAECGYIYLRGEYPKSRDILNKAIAQAYDDKFLGNNILGKNKKFHLSVHFGAGAYICGEETALIESIEGDRGQPRIKPPFPVNAGVWAKPTVINNVETLSNLPYILEIGGEAYSKIGTPECPGPKLYCVSGHVQKPGVYELPMGTTLREIIFTHCGGIKDNGKLKAVIPGGITTPILPPDKIDCPMDFASMPKYGSMLGSGAVIVMDETVCLVKVCWRALKFLEHESCGKCTPCREGTGWLRKILERIENGNGSQEDIGLLLSISSNMMGKTFCPLGEGAASIIQNFIKHFRPEFEDHINKKKCSVRI from the coding sequence GTGCTTTTAAAAAATATCGATAATCCGGATTCTGCAGACATTAATGTTTACAAGAACTCTGGAGGATACAGCAGCCTTTTAAAAGCGCTTGAATTGCAGCCCAAGGATATTATCGAAGAGGTACAAAAATCAGGTTTAAAAGGAAGAGGCGGGGCAGGTTTTCCGGTTGCAATGAAATGGTCTTTTGCAGCAGCAGACCCTAAGTTTCCCAAATATCTTCTCTGCAATGCTGATGAAGGCGAACCAGGAACTTTTAAAGACAAAATTATTCTTGAGAAAAACCCTCATTTGTTAATAGAGGGAATGATAATTTCCGGATATGCGCTTGGAGCTGAATGCGGATATATATATCTGAGAGGCGAGTATCCAAAATCAAGAGATATTCTTAATAAGGCAATAGCGCAGGCATATGACGATAAATTTCTCGGAAATAATATTTTAGGCAAAAATAAAAAGTTTCATCTTTCAGTTCATTTTGGCGCTGGCGCTTATATATGCGGAGAAGAAACAGCGCTCATAGAATCAATAGAAGGCGACAGAGGACAACCGAGAATAAAACCGCCTTTTCCTGTCAATGCAGGTGTATGGGCAAAACCTACGGTTATAAATAATGTAGAAACGCTTTCAAATCTTCCTTATATATTGGAGATAGGCGGAGAGGCTTATTCTAAAATAGGAACTCCTGAATGCCCGGGGCCAAAGCTTTATTGTGTAAGCGGGCACGTTCAAAAGCCAGGCGTATACGAACTGCCAATGGGAACGACTCTCCGTGAAATAATATTCACTCACTGCGGGGGAATTAAAGACAACGGAAAATTAAAGGCAGTTATTCCCGGAGGAATAACAACCCCAATACTTCCTCCTGACAAGATTGATTGTCCGATGGATTTTGCAAGCATGCCAAAATACGGAAGCATGCTCGGCTCTGGTGCTGTGATTGTCATGGATGAGACAGTATGCCTTGTAAAGGTGTGCTGGAGGGCTTTAAAATTTCTTGAACATGAATCATGCGGTAAATGCACTCCGTGCCGCGAAGGCACAGGGTGGCTCAGAAAAATACTTGAAAGAATTGAAAATGGCAATGGATCACAGGAGGATATCGGACTTCTCCTTTCAATCTCATCCAATATGATGGGAAAGACTTTCTGCCCGTTGGGAGAAGGCGCTGCATCCATTATCCAGAATTTTATAAAACATTTCAGGCCGGAGTTTGAAGATCACATAAATAAAAAGAAATGTTCGGTAAGGATTTAA
- a CDS encoding NADH-quinone oxidoreductase subunit A yields the protein MPGTYLPTEYLPILIFLMISTAFGLGTLVIGLLFRLRRSYPEKLMPYESGNPPIGEPRQRFSVKFYIIAMFFVVFDVEAVFLYPWAVVFDKIGLYALIEMLIFIAILLVGYVYAWKKEAFDWD from the coding sequence ATGCCAGGAACATATTTGCCGACAGAATATCTGCCTATCCTTATTTTTCTGATGATCTCAACAGCTTTTGGGTTGGGGACATTGGTAATAGGCTTATTATTCAGATTAAGAAGAAGTTATCCTGAAAAACTTATGCCGTATGAATCAGGAAATCCTCCTATCGGCGAGCCAAGACAGCGCTTCTCTGTAAAATTTTATATTATCGCAATGTTTTTTGTTGTATTTGATGTTGAGGCAGTGTTTTTGTATCCCTGGGCTGTTGTATTTGATAAGATTGGATTATACGCATTAATTGAGATGCTCATATTCATAGCGATACTTCTCGTCGGTTATGTGTATGCTTGGAAAAAGGAGGCTTTTGATTGGGATTAA
- a CDS encoding rod shape-determining protein, which produces MFFNNVLGWFSNDLAIDLGTANTLVFAKGKGIVCDEPSVVVIRKDTKKTIAVGVDAKKMLGKTPSNIMAIRPMKDGVIADFDATGEMLKYFIAKVHNRHSFVSPRVIIGVPSGITQVEQRAVKDAAQASGAREVYLIEEPMAAAIGVGLPIGEPSGNMIVDVGGGTTDIAVISLEGIVYSKAVRVGGDKMDESIISYMKRRYNLMIGDRTAEQIKMEIGSAFPSSGETRETEIKGRDIITGIPKTILITEDEIREALSEPVTIIMDTIKVSLENTPPELAADIVDRGIVLAGGGALLKGLDLLIKEETGLPVIVADDPLTAVVRGCGKMLDEIELLKKISIN; this is translated from the coding sequence ATGTTTTTTAATAATGTACTCGGATGGTTTTCGAATGATCTTGCAATAGACCTTGGCACAGCAAACACATTGGTATTCGCCAAAGGCAAGGGAATAGTCTGTGACGAACCTTCAGTTGTAGTTATAAGAAAAGATACAAAAAAAACCATAGCAGTCGGTGTTGATGCGAAAAAAATGCTTGGAAAAACTCCATCAAACATAATGGCAATAAGGCCTATGAAAGACGGTGTTATTGCAGACTTTGACGCTACTGGAGAAATGCTTAAGTATTTTATTGCGAAAGTTCATAACCGCCACAGCTTTGTATCACCCAGAGTAATAATTGGTGTTCCTTCAGGAATCACACAGGTAGAACAAAGAGCTGTAAAAGATGCTGCGCAGGCATCAGGCGCACGCGAGGTCTATCTTATAGAAGAACCAATGGCAGCAGCAATCGGAGTTGGTCTGCCGATAGGAGAACCTTCAGGGAATATGATTGTTGACGTAGGAGGAGGGACAACTGACATAGCTGTAATATCTCTCGAAGGCATTGTATACAGCAAGGCTGTAAGAGTTGGCGGCGATAAGATGGATGAATCAATAATCTCATACATGAAACGCAGATACAATCTGATGATAGGCGACAGGACCGCAGAACAGATAAAGATGGAGATAGGTTCCGCATTTCCGTCCAGCGGAGAAACACGCGAGACAGAAATAAAGGGCAGAGACATAATAACAGGAATTCCAAAAACCATACTGATAACAGAGGACGAAATAAGAGAGGCGTTGAGCGAACCCGTGACAATAATAATGGATACAATAAAAGTTTCACTCGAAAATACCCCTCCAGAGCTTGCAGCAGACATAGTTGACAGAGGGATTGTACTTGCTGGAGGCGGAGCTCTATTGAAAGGGCTAGATCTGCTCATCAAGGAAGAGACAGGGCTTCCTGTTATTGTTGCAGATGATCCCCTTACTGCTGTTGTAAGAGGATGCGGTAAAATGCTTGATGAAATCGAACTCCTGAAAAAAATATCAATTAACTGA
- a CDS encoding RDD family protein, which yields MLKSRVSEEIKKAGLLLRSIAKTIDLIVVAAAAEIIPNTGFFAGLVYILISDGLFEGRSIGKYLTGLRTISVSSNKPCTIKESILRNFIPGIGVMLFKLPFAGWILMPVILLLEFIVLLGSKEGMRIGDEIAGTTVIEQTTI from the coding sequence TTGTTAAAATCACGGGTGTCTGAAGAAATAAAAAAAGCTGGACTTCTTCTTAGAAGCATAGCAAAAACCATTGACTTAATCGTGGTAGCCGCTGCTGCTGAGATAATTCCAAATACAGGTTTTTTTGCCGGGCTTGTATATATACTTATAAGCGACGGGCTTTTCGAAGGAAGAAGCATTGGCAAATATTTAACAGGCTTGAGAACAATTTCAGTTTCTTCAAACAAACCATGTACTATTAAAGAGTCGATACTAAGAAATTTCATACCCGGCATTGGCGTAATGCTTTTCAAACTTCCTTTTGCAGGGTGGATATTGATGCCTGTTATTTTGCTGCTGGAATTTATAGTTCTTCTGGGAAGCAAAGAAGGAATGCGCATAGGCGATGAAATAGCAGGCACGACAGTTATAGAACAAACAACAATTTAA
- a CDS encoding O-antigen ligase family protein: protein MFRKEGGFGPPSFLLLALFFIIPISVFTREMLLWWAGTACLVLFFFKKPDNPFPLTFLSITFLSFVIFLGIHYYLVSLTFKIEVIFNLLFFTLAFIIFSRLNTLTIERFFKGSLFVFSLLVIWGLVQHFTGFGYMVEMYRRANAIFYTPNTFATGINFFLLPLIAAYLLGFYSKYVYILAILFFAGLLATQSRGGYLGFAAGLFFLAYFINIRKFKIKWQKIILGFLIVFLIFQLSPHWNVDRLKAETFLLENTYRTQLYSIAWKVIKTNPVFGYGFLNFGILFQRYKAPPLHEWNTLFVHNDYLQIWLEAGILGLLSLLALIAVFYITIFRNRKFFDNSKKSFWIYACCAAVSSMFVHALVDFPLYIPALQFLLGAYLGTINGIFRDKDAMEHLRIPVKEIFQRINIRYSVFKTLVIGIFLLWLLQPVIAQYAFRYSNDLLKKGETKSAIKYLAFAQRLAPYEAFYCFSEGIILRAQAVDMQRNDLAEMADKIFRKGMKANPYFMDNFLDGIRLNRDHRNLLKKPADNKEISDWINHTYLWSPHSGIVNIEYARTLVFLGQKKEAAVAAKKLQEKYPDEKMVQELIKDLKSKKIL from the coding sequence GTGTTTAGAAAAGAAGGAGGCTTTGGGCCTCCTTCTTTTCTTTTGCTGGCGCTTTTTTTTATCATTCCTATATCTGTTTTCACTCGGGAGATGCTATTATGGTGGGCTGGGACAGCATGTCTGGTTTTATTTTTCTTTAAAAAACCTGATAATCCATTTCCGCTGACATTTTTATCAATAACTTTTTTATCATTTGTTATCTTTTTGGGAATACATTATTATCTCGTAAGTCTGACTTTCAAAATAGAAGTTATTTTTAATCTTCTTTTTTTTACACTGGCTTTTATTATTTTTTCACGTCTTAACACTCTGACCATAGAAAGATTTTTTAAGGGCAGTTTATTTGTTTTTTCACTTTTAGTTATATGGGGACTTGTCCAGCATTTCACAGGATTTGGATATATGGTTGAGATGTATAGGAGGGCAAATGCGATTTTTTATACGCCAAATACCTTTGCTACTGGAATAAATTTTTTTCTTCTTCCCTTAATAGCGGCGTACTTACTCGGATTTTATTCCAAATATGTTTATATTTTGGCAATATTATTTTTTGCAGGACTTCTTGCTACTCAAAGCCGAGGCGGATATCTTGGATTTGCAGCTGGACTGTTTTTTCTGGCTTATTTCATTAACATCCGAAAATTTAAAATAAAATGGCAGAAAATTATTCTCGGGTTTTTAATAGTTTTTTTAATATTTCAGCTGTCTCCACATTGGAATGTAGACAGGCTTAAAGCAGAGACTTTTTTATTGGAAAACACTTATAGAACTCAACTGTATTCGATTGCGTGGAAAGTTATAAAAACAAACCCTGTGTTTGGATATGGATTTTTAAATTTTGGAATTCTTTTCCAGCGATATAAGGCACCGCCGCTTCATGAGTGGAATACTTTGTTCGTGCATAATGACTATCTTCAGATATGGCTTGAAGCAGGAATTTTAGGTTTATTATCATTATTAGCATTGATCGCAGTTTTTTATATCACTATTTTCAGGAACAGGAAATTTTTTGACAACTCAAAAAAATCATTCTGGATATATGCGTGCTGCGCTGCTGTTTCATCGATGTTTGTTCATGCCCTCGTGGATTTTCCGCTTTATATTCCAGCATTACAGTTTTTACTCGGAGCATATCTCGGAACTATTAACGGGATTTTTAGGGACAAGGATGCTATGGAGCATCTGAGAATTCCTGTTAAAGAAATATTTCAGCGTATTAATATCAGATATAGTGTATTTAAAACATTAGTCATAGGAATTTTTCTTCTCTGGCTTTTACAGCCAGTAATCGCGCAATATGCTTTTCGCTATAGCAATGACCTGCTTAAAAAGGGAGAAACAAAATCTGCAATCAAGTATTTGGCTTTTGCTCAAAGACTTGCTCCATATGAAGCATTTTATTGTTTCTCAGAAGGCATAATATTGCGTGCCCAGGCTGTTGATATGCAAAGAAACGATTTAGCAGAGATGGCTGATAAAATTTTCAGAAAAGGTATGAAAGCAAATCCATATTTTATGGATAATTTTTTAGATGGCATAAGATTAAACCGAGACCATCGTAATCTTCTGAAGAAACCTGCAGATAACAAGGAAATATCAGACTGGATTAATCATACCTACCTGTGGAGTCCGCATTCAGGAATTGTAAATATTGAATATGCTCGTACCCTTGTTTTTTTAGGCCAGAAAAAAGAAGCTGCTGTCGCAGCTAAGAAACTACAAGAAAAGTATCCTGACGAGAAAATGGTTCAAGAGCTAATAAAAGATCTTAAGAGCAAAAAAATTCTTTAA